From a single Halobellus ruber genomic region:
- a CDS encoding carbonic anhydrase: MDPLEGLLRSNDEHVASLDVGHFDAVREVQRPSVASISCSDSRVPTEGIWSARSNGDLFTGSNVGNQVWADVDGDRVVNDTVGYAVSSLGVGFVAVVGHTGCGAISAAYDAVFDADAEDHGAPAVHAAVERLVPIVEAARENGIVTADTPRPAGINRLAERAVREQAAFLHADPGVPPGVTVAGFVYDFQRAYGGADGTAYLVALDGETDPDRLRERLDPALHAHVGTLLSD; this comes from the coding sequence ATGGATCCGCTCGAGGGGCTCCTGCGGAGCAACGACGAGCACGTCGCGTCGCTCGATGTCGGCCACTTCGACGCCGTCAGGGAGGTCCAACGCCCGAGCGTCGCGTCGATCTCCTGTTCGGACTCCCGGGTGCCGACCGAGGGGATCTGGAGCGCCCGCTCGAACGGCGATCTGTTCACCGGGAGCAACGTCGGCAACCAGGTCTGGGCGGACGTCGACGGCGACCGCGTCGTCAACGACACCGTCGGCTACGCCGTCTCGTCGCTCGGCGTCGGGTTCGTCGCGGTCGTCGGCCACACGGGTTGTGGAGCGATCAGCGCCGCCTACGACGCGGTCTTCGACGCCGACGCCGAGGACCACGGCGCCCCCGCGGTACACGCGGCGGTCGAGCGGCTCGTCCCGATCGTCGAGGCGGCCCGCGAGAACGGCATCGTTACCGCCGACACCCCGCGACCGGCGGGGATAAATCGGCTCGCGGAACGTGCGGTCCGCGAGCAGGCCGCGTTCCTGCACGCCGACCCCGGCGTTCCCCCGGGCGTCACGGTTGCGGGGTTCGTCTACGACTTCCAGCGCGCGTACGGCGGCGCCGACGGCACCGCGTACCTGGTCGCGCTCGACGGCGAGACCGACCCCGACCGGCTCCGCGAGCGACTGGATCCGGCGCTTCACGCCCACGTCGGGACGCTGCTGTCCGACTGA
- a CDS encoding YqjF family protein, with amino-acid sequence MDLLRMRWRDVVFAHWRVDAPTVAAQLPDGLDVATHDGDAWLGVVGFVMSGIRPRGVPAGRSFPELNLRTYVTGPNGDRGVYFFSLDAADRLGVSIARGAFRLPYFSAEMRHTREDDGSMTLRSRRTHADAAPARFDASYRQAGETFAPEPGSLEAFLTENYRFYTAGSRLYAGDISHPRWSIAEATATIRSNTLFPASGFDAPDAEPTVHYAPGIDVTAGGLGPVTQ; translated from the coding sequence ATGGACCTCCTCCGGATGCGGTGGCGCGACGTGGTCTTTGCCCACTGGCGCGTCGACGCCCCGACCGTCGCCGCACAGCTGCCCGACGGCCTGGACGTCGCGACCCACGACGGGGACGCGTGGCTCGGCGTCGTCGGGTTCGTGATGTCCGGGATCCGGCCCCGCGGCGTGCCGGCCGGCCGGTCGTTTCCCGAACTCAACCTCCGCACCTACGTCACCGGCCCGAACGGCGACCGCGGCGTCTACTTCTTCAGCCTCGACGCCGCCGACCGCCTGGGCGTCTCGATCGCCCGCGGGGCGTTCCGGCTCCCCTACTTCAGCGCGGAGATGCGGCACACCCGCGAGGACGACGGGTCGATGACGCTCCGGAGCCGCCGGACACACGCCGACGCCGCCCCGGCGCGCTTCGACGCGTCCTACCGGCAGGCCGGCGAGACGTTCGCGCCGGAGCCGGGAAGCCTGGAGGCGTTTCTGACCGAGAACTACCGGTTCTACACGGCTGGAAGCCGGCTGTACGCCGGCGACATCTCGCATCCACGCTGGTCGATCGCCGAGGCGACGGCGACGATCCGTTCCAATACCCTGTTTCCGGCCAGCGGGTTCGACGCGCCGGACGCGGAACCGACCGTCCACTACGCCCCGGGCATCGACGTGACCGCCGGCGGCCTCGGTCCGGTGACACAATGA
- a CDS encoding inositol monophosphatase family protein has product MTDETASRARLTAVAERAVRAGGGYLADAFRDGSIDADYGTDDVKAAADRAAEERVLDVIGEAYPAHAVRAEESGQAGDHRYEWVVDPLDGTNNFAAGVPSFATAACVLHEGTPVVSAVYEPLPDDLYLARRDGGATVDGAPVAADSDVSLSAGTVSFVVGLPALRDADRRAVADRVESSIGAECKRVLDTWSPCVDWGLLARGGIEGLVAYYPDVYEQYAGELLAKEAGARTRVLDPENGEAVSPDADETGPTGVGTLYVAATTRTALDRLADAAAAPLPESEHTG; this is encoded by the coding sequence ATGACCGACGAAACGGCGTCGCGGGCGCGACTCACAGCGGTCGCCGAGCGGGCGGTCCGCGCCGGCGGCGGCTACCTCGCCGACGCGTTCCGGGACGGATCGATCGACGCCGACTACGGGACCGACGACGTGAAGGCGGCGGCGGACCGCGCCGCCGAGGAGCGCGTGCTCGACGTCATCGGGGAGGCGTACCCTGCCCACGCGGTCCGCGCCGAGGAGTCCGGGCAGGCGGGCGATCACCGCTACGAGTGGGTCGTGGACCCGCTCGACGGCACCAACAACTTCGCCGCCGGGGTCCCGTCGTTCGCCACGGCGGCCTGCGTCCTCCACGAGGGCACTCCGGTGGTTTCGGCGGTCTACGAGCCACTCCCGGACGATCTGTATCTCGCGCGCCGCGACGGCGGTGCGACTGTCGACGGGGCGCCGGTCGCGGCCGACTCCGACGTGTCGCTGTCGGCGGGGACGGTGTCGTTCGTGGTCGGCCTCCCCGCCCTCCGCGACGCGGACCGTCGGGCGGTCGCAGACCGGGTCGAATCGTCGATCGGCGCCGAGTGCAAGCGGGTGCTCGACACCTGGTCGCCGTGCGTCGACTGGGGGCTTCTGGCCCGGGGCGGCATCGAGGGGCTCGTGGCGTACTACCCCGACGTCTACGAGCAGTACGCCGGGGAACTCCTCGCGAAGGAGGCGGGCGCCCGGACCCGGGTGCTGGACCCGGAGAACGGCGAAGCGGTCTCCCCCGACGCCGACGAGACGGGCCCGACCGGCGTCGGAACCCTCTACGTCGCGGCGACGACTCGGACGGCGCTCGACCGGCTCGCCGACGCCGCGGCCGCCCCGCTCCCGGAATCCGAACACACCGGGTGA
- a CDS encoding PH domain-containing protein — protein MPRSLSPLSVPYRVLQRGGGIAVAVAFAMGGGFDVPGVGPAGPLVLLALAGAGALALIGYETAYVRRFSYDLGADTLDIESGVLSRRSREIPLRRIQNVDISRNVVQRLFGIAVVSFETAGGGETEATLRFVSFEEAKRLQATLGRLKRSDEEADGDEDAAETGSDAESPAGDRPADPAGRRFEGPSETELFALGRTELALVGALSIDFRVPGVLFLIVSTVSSTVVPTFLSSASGVALAVAATLVLVGIAVLSWIVGAAAAIAQYYGFRLVRSGEELQYERGLFQRYDGSIPFDKIQTLTLSENPLKRHFGYATLYIETAGYAPGSGGSSRGSEAAVPLAKRERVLALIEALEPVGDVEFRRPPKRARRRYLVRYLLVVGVLTGIAYAADAFVPLPFPPWSPAILIPLAVWYAHATWTHRGHWLGDHHVVTRNGVLRRQTKIVPYYRIQTVIDARTVFQRRLDLATVTVDTAGSLSVVGQDAAAVDISGARADDLREELETRLDGAVDAYRAGRAGIGIDDAYDAGDPDPSTGATADADPEDPALADPDRSGDAEDPTDRD, from the coding sequence ATGCCCCGGAGCCTCTCGCCGCTGTCGGTGCCGTACCGCGTGCTCCAGCGCGGCGGCGGGATCGCGGTCGCCGTCGCGTTCGCGATGGGGGGCGGCTTCGACGTTCCGGGCGTCGGTCCCGCGGGGCCGCTCGTCCTGCTCGCGCTCGCGGGCGCCGGCGCCCTCGCGTTGATCGGCTACGAAACGGCGTACGTCCGTCGGTTCTCCTACGACCTCGGCGCGGACACCCTCGACATCGAGTCCGGGGTGCTCTCCCGGCGCAGCCGCGAGATCCCGTTGCGGCGGATCCAGAACGTCGACATCTCCCGGAACGTGGTCCAGCGGTTGTTCGGGATCGCGGTCGTCTCATTCGAGACCGCCGGCGGCGGCGAGACCGAGGCGACGCTCCGGTTCGTCTCCTTCGAGGAGGCGAAACGGCTCCAGGCGACCCTCGGCCGGCTGAAGCGGTCCGACGAGGAAGCAGACGGCGACGAGGACGCCGCCGAAACCGGAAGCGACGCCGAGTCCCCGGCGGGGGACCGCCCCGCGGACCCGGCCGGCCGCCGCTTCGAGGGGCCGTCGGAAACCGAACTGTTCGCGCTCGGCCGGACGGAACTCGCCTTGGTCGGCGCGCTCTCGATCGACTTCCGCGTGCCGGGCGTCCTGTTTCTGATCGTTTCGACGGTCAGTTCGACCGTGGTCCCGACGTTCCTGTCCTCGGCCTCGGGTGTCGCGCTCGCGGTCGCCGCCACCCTCGTTCTGGTCGGTATCGCCGTGCTCTCGTGGATCGTCGGCGCCGCCGCCGCCATCGCCCAGTACTACGGCTTCCGGCTGGTGCGGTCGGGCGAGGAACTCCAGTACGAACGCGGGCTCTTCCAGCGGTACGACGGGTCGATCCCGTTCGACAAGATCCAGACCCTGACCCTGTCGGAGAACCCGCTGAAGCGGCACTTCGGCTACGCGACGCTGTACATCGAGACAGCGGGCTACGCCCCCGGCTCCGGCGGGAGTTCGCGGGGGTCGGAGGCGGCGGTTCCGCTGGCGAAGCGGGAGCGCGTCCTGGCGCTGATCGAGGCGCTGGAACCCGTCGGCGACGTGGAGTTCCGACGGCCGCCGAAGCGGGCCCGGCGCCGGTATCTGGTTCGGTACCTGCTGGTGGTCGGCGTCCTCACCGGGATCGCGTACGCCGCCGACGCGTTCGTCCCGCTGCCGTTCCCGCCGTGGTCGCCCGCGATCCTGATCCCGCTCGCGGTCTGGTACGCCCACGCGACCTGGACACACCGCGGCCACTGGCTCGGTGACCACCACGTCGTCACCCGGAACGGGGTGTTGCGGCGGCAGACCAAGATCGTCCCCTACTACCGGATACAGACCGTGATCGACGCCCGGACCGTCTTCCAGCGTCGCCTCGACCTCGCGACGGTCACCGTCGACACCGCGGGGTCGCTGTCGGTGGTCGGACAGGACGCCGCCGCGGTCGACATCTCGGGGGCACGAGCCGACGACCTCCGCGAGGAACTCGAAACCCGACTGGACGGCGCGGTCGACGCCTACCGCGCCGGGCGCGCCGGGATCGGCATCGACGACGCCTACGACGCGGGCGATCCGGACCCCTCGACCGGCGCGACGGCCGATGCCGACCCGGAGGACCCCGCCCTCGCCGACCCGGACCGGTCCGGAGACGCCGAGGACCCCACCGACCGGGACTGA
- a CDS encoding PH domain-containing protein, which produces MNRLHPRVRLLWMGRAVITAAILAGVAVAITRFLAPPWLPGWTPAAVFVGFASLGIVLAILRYRVWRFEVRGDSLYLERGVFTRVRTVVPFVRIQHVDTSRSPIERLIGLASTVVYTAGSRGADVSVPGLGPGDADDLRERLKRLAIRSESEDAV; this is translated from the coding sequence ATGAACAGACTCCACCCCCGCGTTCGGCTGTTATGGATGGGTCGGGCCGTCATCACGGCCGCCATCCTCGCGGGCGTCGCCGTCGCCATCACCCGATTTCTCGCGCCTCCGTGGCTCCCCGGCTGGACGCCCGCGGCGGTCTTCGTGGGCTTTGCGTCGCTCGGGATCGTCCTCGCGATCCTCCGCTACCGGGTGTGGCGCTTCGAGGTCCGCGGGGACTCGCTGTACCTCGAACGCGGGGTGTTCACCCGGGTCCGGACGGTGGTCCCGTTCGTCCGGATCCAGCACGTCGACACCTCCCGGTCGCCGATCGAGCGCCTGATCGGCCTGGCGAGCACCGTGGTCTACACCGCCGGCTCCCGCGGCGCGGACGTGTCGGTCCCGGGGCTGGGTCCGGGCGACGCCGACGACCTGCGGGAGCGGCTGAAGCGGCTGGCGATCCGGTCGGAGAGCGAGGACGCCGTCTGA
- a CDS encoding alanyl-tRNA editing protein — MQTRAPSEPKVRKFTAEVVDVDGRTVTLDETYFYAESGGQPSDRGTIDGVRVVDVQTVDDAVRHTLAAEPSFEVDERVTGVVDDDFRTYCMRAHTASHVLYGAGRRLLDDLGYGGFDISESKVRVDFTTSTDIDDEVLVELERLTNRAVWESRDVSWEEVPTAEATARDDVAFNTKTEEGVMDDADTVRIVEVDGWDVAACGGTHVANTREIGPVTLFDRSNPGEGLTRVEFAVGPDGIDRRASRHRALREATVALETNAEELAETAASVREERDELRDRVRDLERAAVADAIEGFEPVEAHGTAWRVGVLEGTEPNDAGEAAKDAVGDGEVVGAVGDGERPYVVVAAGPESDVHAGEVVGAVTDRFGGGGGGGPPFAQGGGLDADPEAVVETLREIATRN; from the coding sequence ATGCAGACACGCGCCCCGTCGGAACCGAAGGTACGGAAGTTCACGGCCGAAGTCGTCGACGTCGACGGCCGCACGGTAACGCTCGATGAGACGTATTTCTACGCGGAGAGCGGCGGCCAGCCGTCGGACCGGGGGACGATCGACGGCGTTCGGGTCGTCGACGTCCAGACGGTCGACGATGCGGTTCGTCACACCCTCGCGGCGGAGCCCTCGTTCGAGGTCGACGAGCGGGTGACCGGTGTCGTCGACGACGACTTCCGGACGTACTGTATGCGAGCCCACACCGCGAGTCACGTACTCTACGGCGCGGGTCGCCGGCTGCTCGACGACCTCGGCTACGGCGGATTCGACATCTCGGAATCGAAGGTCCGAGTCGACTTCACGACCTCCACCGACATCGACGACGAGGTGCTCGTGGAACTCGAACGCCTCACCAACCGGGCGGTCTGGGAGTCCCGCGACGTCTCCTGGGAGGAGGTCCCGACCGCGGAGGCAACCGCCCGGGACGACGTCGCGTTCAACACCAAGACCGAGGAGGGTGTGATGGACGACGCCGACACGGTCCGGATCGTGGAGGTCGACGGGTGGGACGTGGCCGCCTGCGGCGGGACCCACGTCGCGAACACCCGCGAGATCGGCCCGGTGACGCTTTTCGACCGGTCGAACCCCGGGGAGGGGCTCACCCGCGTCGAGTTCGCGGTCGGCCCCGACGGGATCGACCGCCGGGCGAGCCGCCACCGGGCGCTCAGGGAGGCGACGGTCGCTCTGGAGACGAACGCCGAGGAGCTGGCGGAGACGGCGGCCTCGGTCCGCGAAGAGCGGGACGAGCTCCGCGACCGGGTCCGTGACCTCGAACGGGCCGCCGTCGCCGACGCCATAGAGGGCTTCGAGCCCGTCGAAGCACACGGGACGGCGTGGCGCGTCGGCGTCCTGGAGGGAACCGAGCCGAACGACGCCGGGGAGGCCGCCAAGGACGCGGTCGGCGACGGTGAGGTCGTCGGCGCGGTCGGCGACGGCGAGCGTCCCTACGTGGTCGTCGCCGCGGGGCCCGAGAGCGACGTGCACGCGGGCGAGGTCGTCGGTGCAGTCACCGACCGGTTCGGCGGGGGCGGGGGTGGCGGGCCGCCGTTCGCGCAGGGCGGCGGGCTCGACGCCGACCCCGAGGCGGTCGTCGAGACCCTCCGGGAGATCGCGACACGGAACTGA
- a CDS encoding helix-turn-helix domain-containing protein, with amino-acid sequence MTKYSTGDSGGGGDGDSCELCGRSTGNLTRANVAGAQLQVCSDCAPHDDARRTSGSGGSSSGGSGGGDGDSPSREKRAAQRQARLYDQTRGDASHWESGTDYETDQLPYLVSEYGNRAAAARREAGLTVEELATELDAKESDIDAVEQGRATRAGVGGSLVRALEERLGVELVDE; translated from the coding sequence ATGACGAAGTACTCCACCGGCGACAGCGGGGGCGGTGGCGACGGCGACAGTTGCGAACTCTGCGGCCGCTCGACCGGCAACCTCACCCGGGCGAACGTCGCCGGCGCGCAGCTTCAAGTCTGCTCCGACTGTGCCCCCCACGACGACGCGCGGCGGACGTCGGGCTCCGGCGGGTCGTCGAGCGGCGGCTCCGGGGGCGGGGACGGCGACAGTCCCTCGCGGGAGAAACGCGCCGCACAGCGGCAGGCGCGGCTGTACGATCAGACGCGGGGCGACGCGAGCCACTGGGAGTCCGGCACCGACTACGAGACGGACCAACTGCCGTATCTCGTCTCCGAGTACGGCAACAGAGCCGCAGCGGCCCGGCGTGAGGCGGGGTTGACCGTCGAGGAACTGGCAACGGAACTCGACGCCAAGGAGTCCGACATCGACGCCGTCGAGCAGGGGCGGGCGACGCGGGCCGGCGTCGGCGGGTCGCTCGTCCGGGCGCTCGAGGAGCGACTCGGCGTCGAACTGGTCGACGAGTGA
- a CDS encoding CopD family protein, which produces MAIDTVMTTLHVLVGALWVGSVVFVAGAVLPAAADGTLDAAPLEAIADRLVYLSRGASVVMLLTGGHLAGTGYTVASLTGTSRGHLVLAMLALWFVFTALVEIGRSRLVDGLREKRVRAPASAATGVFRAAAVVGLLLLVDAGLLSAGIELY; this is translated from the coding sequence ATGGCTATCGACACCGTGATGACGACCCTCCACGTCCTCGTCGGCGCGCTGTGGGTCGGCAGCGTGGTCTTCGTCGCCGGGGCTGTCCTGCCGGCGGCGGCCGACGGGACGCTCGATGCGGCCCCGCTGGAGGCCATCGCCGACCGGCTGGTGTACCTCTCCCGGGGCGCGTCGGTCGTGATGTTGCTCACCGGCGGCCACCTCGCCGGGACGGGCTACACGGTCGCGTCGCTGACCGGGACCTCGCGGGGTCACCTGGTGCTCGCGATGCTCGCGCTGTGGTTCGTGTTCACCGCGCTCGTCGAGATCGGGCGGAGCCGGCTCGTGGACGGACTCCGCGAGAAGCGGGTCCGCGCCCCAGCCTCGGCGGCGACCGGCGTCTTCCGTGCCGCCGCCGTGGTTGGGCTCCTGCTGCTCGTCGACGCCGGACTGCTCTCGGCGGGGATCGAACTCTACTGA